One genomic window of Gossypium hirsutum isolate 1008001.06 chromosome D11, Gossypium_hirsutum_v2.1, whole genome shotgun sequence includes the following:
- the LOC107912572 gene encoding BTB/POZ domain-containing protein At5g48800, protein MDKQQHHQLSLAKSSRQRCNEWIFRDVKSDITIEVNGGTFALHKFPLVSRSGRIRKLVAEHRDSDISRVELLNLPGGAETFELAAKFCYGINFEITSSNVAQLCCVSDYLEMTEEFSKDNLGSRAEEYLESIVCKNLEMCVEVLQQCENLLPLADELKIVSRCIDAIASKACAEQIASSFSRLEYSSSGRLHMNRQAKCDGDWWIEDLSVIRIDLYQRVMTAMKCRGVRPESIGASLVNYAQKELTKKSSLWNPSGHTKIDLLSTDHERLVVETIVSLLPVEKLAVPITFLFGLLRSAVMLDCSIACRLDLERRIGSQLDIATLDDLLIPSFRHAGDTLFDVDTVQRILVNFSQQDDSEDDMDDASVFESDSPHSPSQGALFKVSKLVDNYLAEIAPDANLKLAKFMAIAETLPTHARTIHDGLYRAIDIYLKAHQGLPDADKKKLCKLIDFQKLSQEAGAHAAQNERLPLQSIVQVLYFEQLRLRNALCCSYADDDRKPVNHQSWRISSSALSAAMSPKDNYASLRRENRELKLELARMRMRLNDLEKEHVCMKRDMAKSSSRKFMSSFTKKIGGLSLFGHSSSRGSSSPSRQSYRTDSKVIERTCASTD, encoded by the exons ATGGACAAGCAGCAGCATCACCAGCTGTCTTTGGCAAAGAGTTCCAGGCAGCGTTGCAATGAATG GATCTTTCGGGATGTTAAAAGTGACATCACAATAGAAGTAAATGGAGGGACTTTTGCTCTACACAAG TTTCCTCTTGTTTCTCGAAGCGGGCGAATCAGGAAGCTAGTTGCAGAACATAGAGATTCTGATATCTCGAGAGTGGAGCTACTGAATTTACCTGGCGGTGCTGAGACATTCGAGTTGGCTGCTAAATTTTGTTATGGCATTAACTTTGAAATTACATCTTCAAATGTGGCTCAGCTTTGTTGTGTTTCTGATTACCTTGAAATGACTGAGGAGTTTTCAAAGGATAATCTCGGCTCACGAGCTGAAGAGTATCTCGAAAGTATTGTTTGCAAGAACCTGGAGATGTGTGTTGAAGTTTTACAACAATGTGAAAACTTACTTCCTCTTGCAGATGAGCTGAAAATTGTTAGCCGTTGCATTGATGCAATAGCTTCAAAGGCTTGTGCCGAGCAAATAGCATCGAGCTTCTCCCGTTTAGAATACAGTAGTTCAGGGAGACTTCATATGAACAGGCAAGCCAAATGTGATGGAGACTGGTGGATAGAAGATCTTTCTGTTATTCGTATTGATTTGTATCAAAGAGTCATGACAGCGATGAAATGTCGCGGTGTTCGTCCCGAGAGTATTGGCGCGTCGCTTGTAAATTATGCTCAGAAGGAACTGACTAAGAAATCCAGTTTGTGGAATCCCTCTGGCCACACGAAAATTGATTTGCTTTCAACTGACCATGAACGCCTCGTGGTTGAGACGATTGTCAGCCTTTTACCTGTTGAGAAACTTGCAGTTCCCATCACTTTCCTTTTTGGACTTCTTAGAAGTGCAGTGATGCTTGATTGCAGTATCGCTTGTAGGCTTGATCTAGAGCGGAGGATCGGTTCCCAGTTGGATATTGCAACTCTTGACGACCTTTTGATCCCATCTTTTCGGCATGCAGGTGACACCTTATTCGACGTTGATACAGTTCAAAGAATATTGGTAAATTTTTCTCAGCAAGATGATAGTGAAGATGATATGGATGATGCATCTGTTTTCGAATCGGATAGTCCTCATTCACCATCACAAGGTGCATTATTTAAAGTTTCGAAGTTGGTGGATAATTACCTTGCTGAAATTGCTCCTGATGCAAACCTCAAGCTTGCAAAGTTCATGGCGATTGCAGAGACTTTACCTACACATGCTCGTACTATCCATGACGGGCTATATCGAGCCATTGATATTTACCTGAAA GCTCATCAGGGTTTACCAGATGCAGACAAGAAGAAGCTCTGCAAGTTGATTGATTTCCAAAAGCTCTCACAAGAAGCCGGAGCACATGCTGCACAAAACGAACGACTTCCCCTCCAATCGATAGTCCAAGTTCTTTACTTCGAGCAATTAAGGCTGAGAAATGCTTTGTGCTGCTCTTATGCCGATGATGACCGCAAGCCGGTAAATCACCAATCATGGCGGATCAGCAGCAGTGCACTCAGTGCAGCAATGTCTCCGAAAGACAACTATGCATCTTTGAGGCGAGAAAACCGGGAGCTAAAACTTGAGCTGGCTCGGATGCGGATGAGATTAAACGATCTAGAGAAAGAACACGTTTGTATGAAGAGAGATATGGCTAAGTCTAGTTCTCGTAAATTTATGAGTTCCTTCACGAAGAAGATAGGTGGACTAAGCTTATTTGGACATAGTTCTTCGAGAGGATCAAGTTCACCCTCAAGGCAATCCTACAGAACGGATTCTAAGGTGATTGAGAGGACATGTGCAAGCACTGATTAG
- the LOC107912573 gene encoding cytochrome b5 yields MGGEGKVYTLAEVSQHNNAKDCWLIIEGKVYDVTKFLEDHPGGDEVLLSATGKDASDDFEDVGHSSSARAMMDEFYVGDVDTSTIPTKTKYTPPKQPHYEQDKTSDFVIKLLQFLVPLLILGLAFGVRFYTKSPA; encoded by the exons atgggtgGCGAAGGAAAGGTCTATACTTTGGCTGAGGTTTCTCAACACAACAATGCCAAAGACTGTTGGCTTATCATTGAGGGCAAG GTATATGATGTGACTAAATTCTTGGAGGATCATCCTGGTGGTGATGAGGTCCTGTTGTCTGCAACAG GGAAAGATGCAAGTGATGATTTTGAGGATGTTGGTCATAGTAGCAGTGCTCGGGCAATGATGGATGAGTTTTACGTGGGTGACGTCGATACATCAACTATCCCAACTAAGACCAAGTACACCCCTCCCAAGCAGCCTCACTATGAGCAGGACAAGACCTCGGACTTTGTTATAAAGCTTCTCCAATTCCTCGTTCCCCTGCTGATCTTGGGATTGGCCTTCGGAGTCCGCTTCTATACCAAATCACCTGCTTAA
- the LOC107912571 gene encoding 60S ribosomal protein L13a-4, which produces MVSGSGVCAKRVVVDARHHMLGRLASIVAKELLNGQKLVVVRCEEICMSGGLVRQKMKYMRFLRKRMNTKPSHGPIHFRAPAKIFWRTVRGMIPHKTKRGAAALARLKAYEGIPSPYDKVKRMVIPDALKVLRLLKGHKYCLLGRLSSEVGWNHYDTIRELEKKRKERAQVAYERKKELNKLRVKAEKAAEEKFGSQLDILAPVKY; this is translated from the exons ATGGTGTCGGGATCAGGGGTATGCGCAAAGAGAGTGGTGGTGGATGCCCGCCACCACATGTTGGGACGGTTGGCTTCAATCGTGGCGAAGGAGTTGCTCAACGGCCAGAAACTCGTCGTTGTCCGATGCGAGGAAATCTGCATGTCGGGCGGACTCGTCCgtcagaagatgaagtacatgaGGTTCCTCCGCAAACGCATGAACACCAAGCCTTCTCATGGTCCTATCCATTTCCGTGCCCCCGCGAAGATCTTCTGGCGCACCGTTCGCGG AATGATACCACATAAGACTAAGCGTGGAGCGGCCGCCCTTGCTCGTTTGAAAGCTTATGAGGGTATTCCTTCCCCGTATGATAAGGTTAAAAGGATGGTCATCCCTGATGCTCTTAA GGTCTTGAGGCTTCTAAAGGGTCACAAGTACTGCCTGTTGGGTCGCTTGTCATCCGAAGTTGGATGGAACCATTACGATACCATAAGGGAACTTGAGAAGAAGAGGAAGGAGAGGGCTCAAGTTGCATATGAGAGGAAGAAGGAGCTGAATAAGCTTAGGGTGAAGGCTGAGAAGGCTGCTGAAGAGAAATTTGGTTCTCAACTTGACATCCTTGCGCCTGTTAAGTACTGA
- the LOC107912570 gene encoding receptor-like protein EIX2, with protein sequence METLLHGQLKKIAAGGEVLSVTIEPVTSFGFDLHPVFSHADHFDFTWTPMDGVISSLLLDLRHLSHLDLSRNQFTKIPGFVGSLKELLGNLSRLLSLDVSNNNGDMISDNLEWHSGLSSLRTFKLSRTNLTMAVNWLHSIKAHPSLSSLYLQDCQFPGVDPSSLSHINSSKSLAVLQLIDSIVHPSTFPLLLNMSNKLTALHLSKNHLNGIIPISFAHMGSSLGNLRKLRTLLLNGNYINEPLPVILEKPSGCVKDSLQVLDLSVNQIKGSLPEIITRFSSLKELCPDDNKLDGALPDNVGNLSSLAVLNLVRNKLTGSLPQSIGLMSGLKVLDVSSNSFNDFTSEIHFLKLSKLKFLTLSFNSLSLNFSSGWIPPFQLNTINLRCGKLGPSFPVWLQTQRNFSHLDISNSEISDNIPNWFWRLPSNLPFLNLSFNNLSGKFPDLHVRFNSFPSVSLSSNKFHGSIPRFLFNTTVLNLSKNMFSGTLSTFCSFINDNLNHVYLSDNQLSGNLPDCWMNFKQLVVLNLESNNLSGVIPSSFGSLHKLQTLRLSNNSFSSELPPSLTNCRSLKLLDLGENRFSGNILLLNLSLNHLSSTIPTCLQNLTAMTRKGSSNATIKYTILYSNTIWDGNGGTSDHSAATYTGYASVVWKVEVGQLRAPESLDLSTNRLSGEIPLSLADCSFLSCLNLSNNNLSGKIPLSTQLQSFLVESYMGNVGLCGLPLNAICREDEKQQDGGVEHSNLDDEKLYKGSGFYVSLIIGFTLGFWGLCWTLLFNWPGKPASFPFFDNMVDWLSLKMALSKKQILHSWCIALDLVILLCLSIGHSYICFGFCPEMT encoded by the exons ATGGAAACCTTGCTTCATGGGCAATTGAAAAAGATTGCTGCAGGTGGAGAGGTGTTGAGTGTGACAATTGAGCCGGTCACATCATTCGGCTTTGATCTTCATCCCGTGTTCTCGCATGCCGACCATTTTGACTTTACTTGGACTCCCATGGACGGTGTAATAAGCTCTTTGTTGCTCGACTTGAGGCACTTGAGTCACTTGGATCTTAGCCGGAACCAGTTTACGAAAATTCCAGGCTTCGTTGGTTCACTCAAAGAGTTG CTGGGGAATCTCTCAAGATTGCTTTCTCTTGATGTAAGCAACAACAATGGTGATATGATTTCTGATAATCTCGAATGGCATTCTGGTCTTTCTTCTCTAAGAACCTTCAAACTGAGTCGAACTAATTTAACCATGGCCGTCAACTGGCTTCACTCGATTAAAGCCCATCCTTCTTTATCAAGCTTATATTTGCAGGATTGCCAATTCCCTGGAGTTGATCCTTCATCTCTGTCTCATATTAACTCTTCCAAGTCTCTTGCAGTTCTTCAGCTTATTGACAGTATTGTTCATCCTTCAACATTTCCTTTGTTGCTCAATATGAGTAATAAGCTGACTGCTCTTCATCTTTCCAAGAACCATTTGAATGGTATAATTCCAATTTCTTTTGCTCACATGGGTTCTTCATTGGGGAATCTCCGCAAATTAAGAACTTTATTGTTGAATGGGAACTATATAAATGAGCCCCTTCCTGTAATTCTTGAGAAACCGAGTGGTTGTGTCAAGGATTCCTTGCAGGTTTTGGATTTGAGTGTAAACCAAATCAAAGGGTCATTACCTGAAATTATTACAAGATTTTCATCATTGAAGGAACTGTGTCCTGACGATAACAAGTTGGATGGAGCATTGCCAGATAATGTTGGGAACTTGTCGTCCCTTGCTGTCTTGAATCTGGTAAGAAATAAACTCACAGGATCATTGCCTCAAAGTATTGGACTAATGTCCGGTCTCAAGGTTTTAGATGTTTCATCaaattctttcaatgatttcacTTCTGAAATCCACTTTTTGAAGCTATCCAAATTGAAGTTCCTCACTTTATCCTTCAACTCACTATCTTTGAACTTCAGTTCTGGTTGGATTCCTCCTTTTCAACTGAATACTATTAATTTGAGATGTGGTAAGTTAGGTCCATCATTCCCAGTTTGGCTTCAAACACAACGGAACTTCTCCCACCTCGATATCTCCAATTCAGAGATTTCAGACAACATTCCCAACTGGTTCTGGAGACTACCTTCCAACTTGCCGTTCTTAAATCTTTCCTTCAACAATCTAAGTGGGAAATTTCCAGATCTTCATGTAAGATTCAATTCCTTTCCTTCGGTGTCTTTAAGCTCGAACAAGTTTCATGGCTCTATCCCAAGATTTCTTTTCAACACAACAGTACTGAATCTTTCAAAGAACATGTTTTCAGGAACCCTGTCAACCTTTTGCTCATTTATTAATGACAATCTCAATCATGTCTATCTTTCAGACAATCAGCTATCAGGCAACCTTCCTGATTGTTGGATGAATTTCAAACAACTGGTCGTTCTCAACTTGGAAAGCAATAATTTATCCGGCGTAATACCAAGCTCTTTTGGCTCACTGCACAAACTTCAAACGTTACGATTGAGTAACAACAGTTTTTCCAGTGAACTACCTCCATCTTTGACAAATTGCAGGAGTTTGAAGCTATTAGACCTCGGTGAAAATCGATTTTCTGGAAATATCCTG TTATTGAATCTGTCTCTCAACCATTTATCAAGCACAATTCCAACTTGTTTACAAAATCTGACTGCAATGACCAGGAAAGGGAGTTCAAATGCAACCATAAAGTACACAATTTTATATTCCAACACCATTTGGGACGGTAATGGTGGCACCAGTGACCATTCTGCTGCAACTTACACTGGTTATGCATCAGTTGTTTGGAAAGTG GAAGTTGGCCAATTGAGAGCACCGGAATCTCTTGATTTGTCCACAAACAGACTTTCTGGTGAAATCCCATTGAGCTTGGCTGATTGTTCCTTCCTGAGTTGCTTGAATCTATCAAATAACAACCTGTCTGGAAAAATCCCATTGAGCACTCAACTCCAAAGCTTTCTTGTTGAATCATATATGGGAAATGTTGGGCTTTGTGGACTTCCACTCAATGCCATATGCCGTGAAGACGAGAAACAGCAAGACGGGGGTGTTGAACACAGCAATCTAGATGACGAGAAATTGTACAAAGGCTCCGGATTTTACGTAAGTTTAATTATCGGTTTCACTCTAGGCTTTTGGGGACTTTGCTGGACCTTACTGTTCAACTGGCCTGGAAAACCTGCCAGTTTCCCATTTTTTGATAATATGGTGGACTGGCTCAGCTTGAAAATGGCATTGAGTAAGAAGCAAATTTTACATTCATGGTGTATAGCTTTGGACTTGGTTATACTATTATGTTTGTCTATAGGACACTCTTACATTTGCTTTGGGTTTTGTCCAGAAATGACATAA